A genomic window from Vitis riparia cultivar Riparia Gloire de Montpellier isolate 1030 chromosome 18, EGFV_Vit.rip_1.0, whole genome shotgun sequence includes:
- the LOC117906296 gene encoding purine permease 1-like, with product MKSSQGSQNEATQRQKRKSLKAMFLVLVNCVLMTIGQVGGPLLLRIYYLHGGKRKWLNAWLLTSGFPILILPMAFSYLRAQAKGQATVLLVTPRLVAASAFLGILLGLDGYLYSFGLSYLPISVSSLLGSTQLAFTAIFAFIVVKHKFTHYSVNAVVLMTFGSVVLGLHMNGDRPSGVSDGKYLLGFLMTLGAAALHGFIMPALEYTHLKAGMPITFDLVMQIQFLISMFATLFCTIPMVINKDFQAISKEAAEYSLGETKYYMVIVLAAVAMQLLIIGSIGVIFCSTSLLGGLVSSLLVPVQQVFAVLFLHERFNADKGMALAMCLWGFASYFYGEYRSTYKKIPSKQESEVEII from the exons ATGAAGAGTTCCCAAGGAAGCCAGAACGAGGCAACGCAGCGTCAAAAAAGGAAGTCTCTGAAGGCAATGTTTCTGGTACTTGTGAACTGTGTCTTGATGACAATTGGCCAAGTAGGTGGCCCCTTGCTTCTAAGGATCTACTATTTGCATGGGGGAAAGAGGAAATGGCTCAATGCTTGGCTGCTCACTTCTGGGttccccatcttgatcctcCCAATGGCCTTTTCTTACTTGCGAGCTCAGGCCAAAGGGCAAGCCACCGTATTACTGGTTACGCCTAGGCTTGTTGCTGCCAGTGCCTTCCTGGGAATTCTACTTGGGCTTGATGGCTACCTCTATTCGTTTGGTTTATCTTACCTCCCCATATCGGTTTCTTCCCTTCTTGGTTCAACTCAGCTGGCCTTCACTGCAATTTTCGCTTTTATTGTGGTGAAGCATAAGTTCACACATTACTCGGTAAATGCAGTGGTGTTAATGACCTTCGGATCAGTCGTTCTTGGGCTTCACATGAATGGAGATCGCCCGAGTGGGGTGTCTGATGGGAAGTATTTGCTGGGTTTTTTAATGACCCTCGGCGCTGCTGCCCTTCATGGGTTCATAATGCCAGCACTGGAGTATACTCACTTGAAGGCCGGTATGCCCATCACCTTTGATCTTGTCATGCAGATTCAGTTCCTTATCTCCATGTTTGCCACTCTGTTTTGCACCATCCCCATGGTCATCAACAAGGACTTTCAG GCTATTTCAAAAGAAGCAGCAGAATATAGTCTTGGAGAGACTAAGTATTACATGGTGATAGTATTGGCAGCAGTAGCAATGCAGTTGCTGATCATAGGAAGTATTGGAGTGATCTTCTGCTCCACGTCCCTCCTGGGAGGTCTTGTGTCATCTCTTCTGGTTCCTGTCCAGCAGGTTTTTGCTGTACTTTTCTTGCACGAGAGATTCAATGCTGATAAGGGCATGGCTTTAGCCATGTGCCTGTGGGGTTTTGCCTCCTACTTCTATGGAGAATACAGATCAACCTACAAGAAAATTCCATCAAAACAAGAGTCAGAGGTAGAAATCATCTGA